GATGTTCTCCACAATGTCTCTGCCAACCTGAAAGTCACGACTATGGATGCACATTTTGAAGAAAGAAGGACCATTTTGCTCCAGGTTGGGAAGAAGCTGCTCTGTCACCCACAGTTCATTGTGAGAATTGTAGGAAACAAATGCATCATATTCATAATGATCTTTAGCTCTATGCCTGTGGTTCAGCCAGCACCTGACTGTGAAGAACATGTACAGAATGTGCCACCAGATACTTTCATAGAAAAGAGACATACACATAAAGAGAAGGGTAAACATGAAAGTGGTTACAAATATTGTAAAATCTAAACCGGTTTGACAATGTGTATTTAAGAAAGAAACCAGATTATAGGTTTCTATATTCATATAACATTCCTGCTCATGGAAATTAATGATGGACACCGAAGTTCCAGACTCAAGCCATGACAGCAACCAATTGAATTTACAATTACATGGAAAAGTTGTGTccacaaaataaatatacttcAAATTAGGCATTGaagcaaatacattttctttcacTTCCTGCATGTTCTGGTTTTCAATAACGAGAAATTCCAGTTCTTGCAAATCAGAGAAGATCTCTGTTAAATCCAAACGTTCTATACCagaatttattaaatgtaaaacttTGAGATGCGATAAcccatgaaacaaatcataaacatTTATCTGACCAGATTCCATTAGTTTATCAGTGTCTTGTAAACGAAAAAAGTTTAACTTCTTTAAATGTTGCAGACTGGAATTAAGCGAGACTATACCAGGTGAACTCTGGGAGTTTGCAGAATATGAGAGATTTTCTAGATTTGTAAAATTCTCTAAAGCTTGTTTCCCTGTCCCAAAGCAAGTTATGAATAGGTTATTCTTTAAGTGCAATTCCTTTAGACGAGTAAATACAAATTCATTGCACGGGTCTATAAATATGCTGTGTGAATCCACCTCCAAACTTTCTAGCACAGAAAAAGCATTTAAGTATTCAGCTACCAATTCAATGTATTTAATGTTGCTTTTTACAAATATCTTTTTAACAGAGGTTGCGATATATTGAGGCCACAAATACCtatctaaaatattttcaaaagtcAATTTAATTTCCTGAAGTTCATGAAGATTACTAAATGCTGATTGATCAAAATGAACTATACTGTTTCCATACAGATTTAAATGTGTAAGTGAAAGcagaatggaaaatgtaaattgATCAATTTCAAATAAGTTATTGTTTTGCAGATTCAAAACTTTCAATTGATGTAACCCTTCAAATGCAAGATttttaattacatatatatgGTTGTGGTCTAATGTTAAGACTTGCAGAGATCTTAAGCATCTAAACTGTCCTCCTTGAAGATTTGTTAAGTAATTGAAGGATacgtttaaataaattaatttcattacaTGTATGGTTTCATTTGAGCAAATATTCAAAACTGCTATTTCATTATAGAATAAGTTCAACTCTATTAAGCGGTTTAATTTTTTCAATGGTTTAAAATGAATctcttttaaataattatttgataCGTCTAACGTCACTAGGTTTTTGCATGACCCCCTGGATGTACTCATTTCAAGCAAATCATTAAACATAATCAAAAGATGTTTAACTTGGAAATGGAAGACAAGCTTGCAGATGTCAAGTGACCTAAAAAATCTGTTTGATAATAAAACAACTTTGCTTGTTTTAATGCCAGACTGCAATATACCTGTCATATCGATGCCAGATTTGTCAGCTTTAAAAAGTTTCAGGTGAGGGAAATTGCACAAAGAGTTGTTTTCAACTATATGCAAGTCGTTCAAACTGAGATCCAGATAGCTGATGTTAAATTCCAGAAACAGACCATCGAGTAAAGCACACTCTGAAAGTAGACAGTCGGATTCTTTTAATGTTTCAATGTCATTGTTGATTATGGACAGTTTTTGTAATCTTTTCATTTTGATCAAAGACTTTGTTACTGTTGAAAAATAAGTGATTTTATTTAATTCCAGTATCAAATGTTCCACCTGGTGCAGTTGTTCAAATATAGAAGATTCCAAAGTGTAAAACGGTACCCGGGAAATTTTGAGTTCCTGTAGCTCTTGTAATCCAACAAAACTATCTTTATGAATAGTGATATTACCATATGTGTATTCTGACTCTAGCCATAGAGTAGAGAGTTGAGAAAGACCAATAAAGCTTCTTGGTAGAATTTCAAAATTTCCCAATATATAAAGTGCTTTTAAGTTTGTCAATTGGGAGAAGGATTCTGCTTCTATTGTGATTCCCTGATACTTTGTTAAGCAAAGCCAGTCTGTTTCCAACGGGACCTCCTTTAGTGACGTATTGAGATGTTCCACCATGTCACAATTCACTCCAATTGTAAAATCCAGCTTCTCAAATTCAGAGCACTTATAAAACTTTAGATCCATGAATGGTGAAAAATATTTCTTTTCCAGCACCTGGCATTTCTTCCTTAGCACGCACAGACATAGTGAACAAGCagatattgaataaaaaaaacaaaggaaaccAGAGCTTTTAGTATTCATGATGGCTTCTATACTGACTTATTTACTGAAAGAGAACTTCTTTAGAATGACCACAAGCACCAACATTAATTCTGTAGGATATGCACTTAAAGTAGCTTGCTGACATCACGGCACGCCACCTTTTAAGGAACAACACAGGATATCATTGGTAATTGTGAAACTAAGTGACATAAAATACTTTTCAGAGCTCTCTTTTCATAGTTTTAATTACACAACTCTACAATTGTAATGTTGCTGTCATTAAGTATTATAGTAAAATTTGTTTTTGCAATACACAagctttattatttttgtttatgttgAAGTGATGCAACATACCCAGATGTTGGATATTTTATCTACATAATAAAATACTTATTGTTTATTCTAACATGCTCAGATGTGTGATAATGACGCTTTTGaacataaaatatgctaaattgtACTGTGTTTGCCCACAAAAAAGTGTATGTCTTCATACACAGATGGTACTTGTGCCACCTTATGCTTGGAGAGGAGAGGAACAAGCAATGGAAGGGGCATACTAATGCAGACCGAGTAATGTAAAGGTGTAATAGTGTAATTCTGAACTGaggaagacacacacagagccaCATGTATATCTGTCACTAGTCATTTTTACGAGTGCCTGTGGGCTCTTGCTAagacacactgatgatgatgatgatgatagccagCACTAcctagcctcttctgattggctgattgtggattcagctgataggtgctttcttcattgctcgtatctatattatgtgattttgtgagtgtattttagaatttatttttgttgtacTTTTATTCGTACATGAGAAGTAAGATTCTACCTGCGTTactataaagtttttttttatttatttaaatcaaacataaTATTGAATTTTcattatcaaaacaaatgttaacaaacttttcttgtgcttatgacctgctTGGGTGTAAGTATATCTAGGTGTAAgtatatctgggtgtaagtatatcTAGGTGTAAGTACGCCTGACAGAGATCCGGGGTGCCTGGTGCTGATCTGGATGCATATTGAGATGTATACTATTCagcatatgtatataaatacGCTACTTTTCCATGCAGCATTTGTGTCCAACTCAACATAAGCCCCTACATAGGCGATCCGGTAAATACCTGAATTAAAAGAATAAATTATTTTCAGCTATTTAAAGATCAATCTTTATATTTCATTGATGCAATTTACTTAAAGAAATGAAGGTAAAGTATTATGAGCATTGTGCCCCCAGTGTTACCCATTCACTCATGAGCGGGGGCAACAGATCAGTGTTACATAATAGAGGGGGCTTACATGACTTTACTTGACATAACTAGACCGAATTTTCAGGGGGGCATAAAAGGACCTAAGCCAGCAATATTTACATAAGAACAGCTGACAGGAGGGCACCTGACTATTAATATTTAGTACTGTTTTGACCTGTGTGAATAtatctaatataaaatacagtatattgtattttcccacatttattttacttatgcTAGCAAAAGAAAATCATATAAACTATATACAGAGTCCTTAATTTAGTAATGAATTTATATATATCTTAGTAGTTGCATacctgacaactgtcctgatttaggaaaGACAGTCCCTATTTATGGGCACGGTCCCACTCTCCTGGCGGCTTTGTTCTGCTCGGACCAAAATGTCGAGAGATAAATCCATTCGCGTCATCTGCACCT
The nucleotide sequence above comes from Mixophyes fleayi isolate aMixFle1 chromosome 6, aMixFle1.hap1, whole genome shotgun sequence. Encoded proteins:
- the LOC142160251 gene encoding uncharacterized protein LOC142160251, which encodes MNTKSSGFLCFFYSISACSLCLCVLRKKCQVLEKKYFSPFMDLKFYKCSEFEKLDFTIGVNCDMVEHLNTSLKEVPLETDWLCLTKYQGITIEAESFSQLTNLKALYILGNFEILPRSFIGLSQLSTLWLESEYTYGNITIHKDSFVGLQELQELKISRVPFYTLESSIFEQLHQVEHLILELNKITYFSTVTKSLIKMKRLQKLSIINNDIETLKESDCLLSECALLDGLFLEFNISYLDLSLNDLHIVENNSLCNFPHLKLFKADKSGIDMTGILQSGIKTSKVVLLSNRFFRSLDICKLVFHFQVKHLLIMFNDLLEMSTSRGSCKNLVTLDVSNNYLKEIHFKPLKKLNRLIELNLFYNEIAVLNICSNETIHVMKLIYLNVSFNYLTNLQGGQFRCLRSLQVLTLDHNHIYVIKNLAFEGLHQLKVLNLQNNNLFEIDQFTFSILLSLTHLNLYGNSIVHFDQSAFSNLHELQEIKLTFENILDRYLWPQYIATSVKKIFVKSNIKYIELVAEYLNAFSVLESLEVDSHSIFIDPCNEFVFTRLKELHLKNNLFITCFGTGKQALENFTNLENLSYSANSQSSPGIVSLNSSLQHLKKLNFFRLQDTDKLMESGQINVYDLFHGLSHLKVLHLINSGIERLDLTEIFSDLQELEFLVIENQNMQEVKENVFASMPNLKYIYFVDTTFPCNCKFNWLLSWLESGTSVSIINFHEQECYMNIETYNLVSFLNTHCQTGLDFTIFVTTFMFTLLFMCMSLFYESIWWHILYMFFTVRCWLNHRHRAKDHYEYDAFVSYNSHNELWVTEQLLPNLEQNGPSFFKMCIHSRDFQVGRDIVENIMDSIYNSRWTICLITRSYLQSNWCSLEMRLATYRLVEESKDSLILIFLDKISREELHHYHKLTKLLDKKTYLNWPDDINGQQLFWARLHKVIGESGRKRK